The DNA region ATGTGTTGGATTATGGATTAATTGATGGAAACAACAATAAAACAGACAGAATACAAGTGGGCGAGGATTTGATTGTTTTTACCGATTTTGTTTCTAATATTGATATTGAGGATTTTGATTATGGTATCGGAGTATTAAATTCTAAAAGTGAAAATATATTGTATGGCTCCGCTTTTCACTCGAAAGTAAAGTTTGATAAAATATTTGCAGGAAAAAGATATAGAGTTTATTTAAAATTTAAAAAGTGTAATTTAGCATCAGGTATTTATAGTATAAATTTCGGAATGAGAACTTTATCTTCTTTAGAGTTTTTGTGGTGGAATAGAGGTATAACTGACGATACGAAATTTACTATCCTTGCTAATGTTAAAAAGCCAATGATTGTCGAAGGGTTTGAAGAACCTGGTGTTTACATAGAACTTGAAAAAGAATTTAGAATAGATGATTTTAAAAAATGAAAAACTTTGTAATTTCATATCAAAAAGAATTATGGATTGATAGCTTAAGAGATATTTTTATTGCGGACCCTTGCATTTCCTATTTATTAGAAAAAAACAACGAATTAAAAAATTACAATAATATTGAAATTGCAAAATATTCAAGGAATTCAAAAGATGATTTAATTAATGATGCCAATTATGTTGATGAAAAATATGGAAAATATATTCAGATAATTGCACGAAGATTAAATTATATTCATAAAAAAAAACACACTGTTAAATACTGGAAAAAAGCTCTTTCTTTAGGTCTTATAAGATATATTACTGCTTGCTTTGATATTTATACTATTATTAATAAAAATTTTGATTCGGAAAAACATATATGTAATATTTTATCACCAAAATCATTTTACACACCTTATGATTTCGAGGAACAAAGAACGCTATTTCAAAATTCATATTTTGGCTTCGAGCAATTAACAAGTGTTTATATGAACCTTTTTTATGCGGGTTTATTTAAAGAGGTTAAAATAGAATATAAAAAGTCAGAAGAGCATTTAAAGTTTTCAGAAGAAGTAAAAAAATATTTAATAATTTTTTATAATAATTCAAAACCAAAAAACATTTATTCGTTTGTTAATAAGTTATTAAGAGATACTTTTAAGATACTAAAGTCATCGTTACGACCGAATAGAAGCAATTTAATATACACAATATTACGACAACCCTTCCTTGCAACAAAAACATTCAAGAGACTTTTCTTAATAAAGAAAATAAATATTGAAAACAAAGTTAAAGTTGGAATTTTAGATTGTTTTTTTTCTTGGGAAAATCTAATTAATTTGATAAAAAGAGGTGACGGTAAAATAGAAAAAATAGATTGGGAAATTAAATCAATTAAAAAGAGCAAAAAAATATATTTTAATGATAGAAAGTATATTTCCGAGTTTGAAGAAGATTTTGATGACTTTGATAAATTCTTTTTTTCTTCAATGTTTTATGGACTTCCTAAGTTTTTCATTGAGAATTATGATAAAATTGAAAAAGAATATAATAAAAAAGCAGATTGTTACCCCAATATGAACTACATTGTGGGCGAGGGATGGATTAGCAATACGTTCACATCTTTATTTCTTGCCATTTTTCAGGAAAGAAAAGTTAAACATGTAAACAATGAGCATAATAGTTTTATGCATTTTCCGGCAGGAAGTTTAATAAATCATATTATTGAAATGTCTGATATATATGTTACTCTTGGTTGGGAAGATAATTTAAATCCAAAAACAATAAAGGGGGCATCATTATATCAATTTACTTTCAATCAGAAATGTAATATGGAGCATAAAATATTATATTTTAGTGCTCTTATGGTATTCAAAATACCTCATATATCTGCTACTTATGGAAATGACCAAGAAAATGTTTTAAAACATATTAATTTCATAAAATTATTTTTTAACAATTTGAATAAAGAAACTTGTTCGCAGATAAGTTATAGAAAATATCCGGATTCTTATATTAAACATCTTTTGAGTTACAATAAGGAATATCTCCTGAAAGAACAACTGAGAGATGTTAAATTTGCTGATGAAAACGAACAATCAATAATTCAAATGAGAAAGTCAGAGCTAATTATTGTTGACTATCTATCTACAGCTTATATTGAAGCATTATTAATAAACGAACCAACAATTGTATTGTTTAATCAAGATACATATTATATGAATGACGATTATAAAACTTTTTTTGATAAATTAATTGAAGGGGGGATATTTCAGACAAATCCAATAGATGCCGCAAAACTTGTTGAAAAAATAAAAGATAATCCAAATGATTGGTGGTTTAGCAATAAAGTACAAAATGCAAGAAAAGAATTTTTAGATGCTAATATAGGCAAACCTGAAACTATGATTAATTTGCTTTTGGAATTTTCAGAAAAATAAAATTTTAAAAAGTAATAACTTTTTATTTGCAAATCTAATCAATATAACGAATAAAAACACTATTTTTGTCAAACTCTTATTGAAAGTTTAATATAAACTCATGAGAAACAATAAAAAATTTGCTTTAATTACTGCATCAACAAAAGGCATAGGAAAAGAAATTGCAAAAGCTTTAATAAACAAGGATTATTTTGTATTTATTAATTATAATAAAGATGATGAATTTGCAAATAAATTAAATGTTGAATTTAATGATAAAAGGGACTGTTATAGAATAATAAAAGCTGATATGTCAAATACAGATGGAATGGAGTTTCTTTATAAAAACATTATATCAATAACAAAAACATTAGATTGTATTATTCTGAATGTAGGAGCAACTTGTAAAAAATCTTTTTCTGAAATTACAATAGAAGAATGGAATAAAGTATTTAATGTTAATCTGGCAATACCCTTTTTTTTAATTCAAAAATTCAAACAAAATATAAATAATAATGGGAGAATAATTTTTATTAGTTCAGTTTTAGGTTCTATTCCACATGCAATTTCTATTCCTTATTCAGTATCAAAAGCAGGCATAAATATGCTTGCTAAGTCTTTAGTCAGGGAATTTTGCAATAAAAATATTACTGTAAACGCAATTGCTCCTGGCTTTATAGATACTCAATGGCAAAAAGACAAACCTCATGATTTAAGAACTAAAATTGAAAATAAAATTGCACTAAAAAGATTTGGAACACCTATGGAAGTTGCAGCAGTTTGTATGTGTATAATAGAAAATCAATATTTAAATGGAGCTATTATCCATATTGACGGCGGCTATGATTTAATTTAAATAAAGGAGATTAACACGTGGTTAATTTTAGTCAAATAAAAGAAATTTTGAATAAACAAAATTCCTCAATGAATATTTACAAAACATCTTTTGATAAGATTGCATTTGAGGAAAGAGTGAAATTAAAATGTTTTCATTGTAAAAGATATAGTGTAAATTGGACTTGTCCACCTAAAATTATAGGTGTTGATTATAAAAAAATATTATCAGAATATGATAATCTGGCAATAATAGCAAAATCTTTCGAATATAATAATCTGACTAATTTAAACGCATTACGTTTTAAATCAACAAATGAACTTCATAAAGAAATGTTGGAAATAGAAAAAATACTTTTTGGGAAAAATGAAATAATGGCACAATCTTTTATCGGAGGGTCATGCAAACTTTGTAAAAACGGATGTGGAAAAGAAAAATGTAATAACCCCGAAAAAGCAAGAATACCAATAGAAGCATTGGGGATTAACGTCATAAAAACACTTGAAAATATTGGGATTAAGGTTGTGTTTTCTTCAACAAAACATTTTTTTAGAATAGGATTATTAACTTGGTAAATTGGAGGGTTAGATTTATGAGATATATTTTATTAGCTGCTGGTAAAGGAACAAGATTAAATCCATTAGCAAAAAATTGTCCTAAATGCATGTATAACCTTGATAAAAATATGACTGTCATTGAATTTATGATAGGCAGCATAAAAAAATTCGATATGAATGCTGAATTTGTTATTGTTACTGGGTTTATGCAAGAAAAATTAGAAAAACTTATTAAAAATGTTATTTTTATTTATAATCCTTTTTATAAAATAACTAACAGCATTGCATCTCTTTGGTTTGCTAAGGATTATATTGAGGGAGATATTACAATAATTAATGCAGATATCATTGCAGAAAAAAGATTAATTAAAAATATTGTAATTAAAAAGATTGAAGGAGCAAAAGTTTTAATAGATAGTTCTATTAAACAAGATGGTGATTATAATGTTCAAGTAAAAGATAATAATGTTGTTGTAATGAGTAAAGATTTAAAAAAATATTTTGGAGAATATGCCGGAATTACTAAATTAGATAGAAACTCTTCAAAAAAACTTTGTATTGAAATTGAAAAAATGATTAACAACGAAAATTATGACCAATGGTACGAAAACGCACTTGTACAAATGATATTTGAACAAGACTTTAAACTTGAGTTTATTGACATCTCGGATTTTGAATGGACGGAGATAGATACTGTTGATGATTTGTTAAATGCAAAAGAAATATATTTAAAAGAAAGTTGATGGTTTTTTATATAAATTAGAAAGCCTTCAAAACTCCACATTTATTTATCAATGAATATAAAAATCGGTTTTTTTACGATGCTTATTATTGGCTAAAGTTTTTTTTAATGTTTTTTAATTTGTTAATAAATCATCTGAATAATTTAAATTTAATATGAAATATCCCTTTTTAAGAATGTTTAAATCTTCAAAAGAAAAGCCAATTTCATTAAAAGGGGAATTGCTTTGCCGAGAATATATTGAATATAATAAAATCTGCGAAGAGAAACACACAAAGGAAATGATGGAAACAACATTAATAAAAGGATGTGATGTTTTAAAAGAAATAGGCGTAAAATATTGGTTGGGAAAAGGCACTTTACTGGGCTTTCATCGCGAAAATGATTTCCTTTCAACTGATTTAGATATTGACGTTGACATTTATACTGATAAAGATGTTTATAAAATAATTAAGAGCATGCCTTTTGATGTTTTATTCGTTACATCAAATAACAATAATTATATGCAATTAGCATTTTTGGATAAAGAAACAAATGTGATTTTTGATATTTATTTTTGGTATTTATCAAATGATAAAATTATCAATCGTTGTTGTTATGGTTATTTTTGGTTGCCTTTTGATAAGATTGACAATTTAAGTCATATCACGTATAATGGCAAAAATTATCCAGCACCAAACCCGGATTGGTATTGTGAGTTTTGGTATGGAGAAAATTGGAAAACGCCTGTAAAATACGAAAAAGGGTGGCACGAATATTATAAAAATGAATGTAAGGGACTTATATATACGGGAACAAAAAATATAAGATATTTAAAATATTTTAACGAATAACTTTCGTAAATAAATGTTATGCTCAAGAAAGCCCGTTTAATAGCATTTTACCTTCCTCAATTTCATCCAATACCCGAAAATGACAAATGGCATGGGAAAGGATTTACTGAATGGACAAATGTTACAAAAGCAAAACCATTATTTAAAGGACATTATCAACCGATTTTACCTTCAGAGTTAGGTTTTTATGATTTACGTGTGCCCGAAATAAGAATTGCACAGGCAGAATTAGCAAAAGAGTATGGAATAGAAGCATTTTGTTATTGGCATTATTGGTTTGGAAATGGCAAAAGAATTCTTGAACGACCTTTTAACGAAGTAATAGAATCGGGAGAACCTGATTTTCCTTTTTGTTTGGCATGGGCAAATTCCTCGTGGACAGGAATATGGTATGGCATGTCCGACAATACATTGCTCGAACAAACATATCCGGGAGCAGAAGACCACAAATCTCACTTTTATGCAATGTTGAATGCTTTCCGTGATAAAAGATATTTCAAAGTCAATGGTAAACTTTTATTTTTTATTTATGACCCATTGCGGCTTCCAAACTCAAAAAGATTCATGGAATTATGGCAGGAATTAGCAAAGAAAGAAGGGTTGAATGGATTTTATTTTGTTGGCGCCACACATTACAATGAGGTTCTTGAAGATTATGATGCAACAACACATCTCGACCCTTTCGAATCCCCTCCTTTAAAACACAATATTTTTGATAAAATAACTTTAAAGTTATTTGGTAAAGATAGTTACAATGTTAAAAGATTATTTAAAAGAATTCCCCGAAGAGTTCAGCTATATGAAGAATTAGCAAATTATCTTGAAAAAAAACAATTAAAAGAGAATGAATTTCCTCTTATTGCACCAAACTGGGACAATACAGCAAGATGCAAGGAAAATGGTTCAGTATTGCATAATTCAACACCTGAACTTTTTGAAAAAATGCTGCAAAATGCTATAGGAAAAATAGAGCATATAAAAGAACCCGATAAAAGAATTATATTTGTTGAAGCTTGGAATGAGTGGGCTGAAGGAAATTATTTAGAACCTGATATGAAATTCGGCAGAGGTTACCTTGAGGTAATAAAAAGAAATATTTTTATAAAATGAGAAATAAAAATTTTAAATACAAAGTATATAAATACGCATTAAATAAATTCCCTGAAAGAAAACTTTTCTGTTCTCTCCCATTTAAGCACATGGAAATTTTTCCTGACGGACAAACTAATTTGTGCTGCTATATTAAAAAAAGTCCGGGTGTTGTTAAAAATGATAATTTATTGGAAATATATAATTCAAAAGATGCGCATGAAATAAGAGAAAGCATACTTGATGGAACTTTCAAATACTGTGATTTGATTTCATGTCCTCATTTTTCATCAGGAAATCTGCCTTTGCAGGACAGTTGTAAAACCGAACCGTTTAGCAGCTATATAAAAAATCATACAACAAAATTAGATGAACTTAACTTATGGCTTTCTTTTGACAGCAGATGTAATTTAAACTGCATCACATGTAGAAATGATTTGATAAAATATTCAGAAGAAGAAAATTTGAAAGCCGAAAAATTCA from Bacteroidales bacterium includes:
- a CDS encoding DUF2284 domain-containing protein is translated as MNIYKTSFDKIAFEERVKLKCFHCKRYSVNWTCPPKIIGVDYKKILSEYDNLAIIAKSFEYNNLTNLNALRFKSTNELHKEMLEIEKILFGKNEIMAQSFIGGSCKLCKNGCGKEKCNNPEKARIPIEALGINVIKTLENIGIKVVFSSTKHFFRIGLLTW
- a CDS encoding glycoside hydrolase family 99-like domain-containing protein, with product MLKKARLIAFYLPQFHPIPENDKWHGKGFTEWTNVTKAKPLFKGHYQPILPSELGFYDLRVPEIRIAQAELAKEYGIEAFCYWHYWFGNGKRILERPFNEVIESGEPDFPFCLAWANSSWTGIWYGMSDNTLLEQTYPGAEDHKSHFYAMLNAFRDKRYFKVNGKLLFFIYDPLRLPNSKRFMELWQELAKKEGLNGFYFVGATHYNEVLEDYDATTHLDPFESPPLKHNIFDKITLKLFGKDSYNVKRLFKRIPRRVQLYEELANYLEKKQLKENEFPLIAPNWDNTARCKENGSVLHNSTPELFEKMLQNAIGKIEHIKEPDKRIIFVEAWNEWAEGNYLEPDMKFGRGYLEVIKRNIFIK
- a CDS encoding SDR family oxidoreductase, coding for MRNNKKFALITASTKGIGKEIAKALINKDYFVFINYNKDDEFANKLNVEFNDKRDCYRIIKADMSNTDGMEFLYKNIISITKTLDCIILNVGATCKKSFSEITIEEWNKVFNVNLAIPFFLIQKFKQNINNNGRIIFISSVLGSIPHAISIPYSVSKAGINMLAKSLVREFCNKNITVNAIAPGFIDTQWQKDKPHDLRTKIENKIALKRFGTPMEVAAVCMCIIENQYLNGAIIHIDGGYDLI
- a CDS encoding phosphocholine cytidylyltransferase family protein, with product MRYILLAAGKGTRLNPLAKNCPKCMYNLDKNMTVIEFMIGSIKKFDMNAEFVIVTGFMQEKLEKLIKNVIFIYNPFYKITNSIASLWFAKDYIEGDITIINADIIAEKRLIKNIVIKKIEGAKVLIDSSIKQDGDYNVQVKDNNVVVMSKDLKKYFGEYAGITKLDRNSSKKLCIEIEKMINNENYDQWYENALVQMIFEQDFKLEFIDISDFEWTEIDTVDDLLNAKEIYLKES
- a CDS encoding LIC12162 family protein, whose protein sequence is MKNFVISYQKELWIDSLRDIFIADPCISYLLEKNNELKNYNNIEIAKYSRNSKDDLINDANYVDEKYGKYIQIIARRLNYIHKKKHTVKYWKKALSLGLIRYITACFDIYTIINKNFDSEKHICNILSPKSFYTPYDFEEQRTLFQNSYFGFEQLTSVYMNLFYAGLFKEVKIEYKKSEEHLKFSEEVKKYLIIFYNNSKPKNIYSFVNKLLRDTFKILKSSLRPNRSNLIYTILRQPFLATKTFKRLFLIKKINIENKVKVGILDCFFSWENLINLIKRGDGKIEKIDWEIKSIKKSKKIYFNDRKYISEFEEDFDDFDKFFFSSMFYGLPKFFIENYDKIEKEYNKKADCYPNMNYIVGEGWISNTFTSLFLAIFQERKVKHVNNEHNSFMHFPAGSLINHIIEMSDIYVTLGWEDNLNPKTIKGASLYQFTFNQKCNMEHKILYFSALMVFKIPHISATYGNDQENVLKHINFIKLFFNNLNKETCSQISYRKYPDSYIKHLLSYNKEYLLKEQLRDVKFADENEQSIIQMRKSELIIVDYLSTAYIEALLINEPTIVLFNQDTYYMNDDYKTFFDKLIEGGIFQTNPIDAAKLVEKIKDNPNDWWFSNKVQNARKEFLDANIGKPETMINLLLEFSEK